One Acidobacteriota bacterium DNA segment encodes these proteins:
- a CDS encoding nuclear transport factor 2 family protein, protein MNHFALALLLALSILPASIPCQQKGTSVSARETDLAELRHIKTVLWPKAYREQDTALLDRILHDQFQMIDDGGSISTKAEEIAYIRANKPTYQSFHFEIERLEIFEERFAVVAGTGIIRNQTPKGPTETRYR, encoded by the coding sequence ATGAATCACTTTGCCCTCGCGCTGCTCCTGGCGCTGTCTATTCTTCCGGCGTCAATCCCTTGTCAGCAAAAAGGAACCTCGGTCTCGGCTCGTGAGACCGATCTGGCCGAACTCCGGCACATTAAAACCGTCCTGTGGCCCAAAGCCTATCGCGAACAGGACACCGCGTTGCTTGACCGGATTTTGCACGATCAATTTCAAATGATTGACGATGGTGGTTCAATCAGTACCAAAGCCGAAGAAATAGCCTATATTCGGGCCAACAAACCAACCTATCAGTCATTTCATTTTGAGATTGAGCGACTCGAAATTTTTGAAGAACGATTTGCCGTGGTGGCCGGAACCGGCATTATCCGAAACCAGACCCCCAAAGGCCCAACCGAAACCCGATACCGGTGA